In Microcoleus sp. AS-A8, one DNA window encodes the following:
- a CDS encoding DUF1830 domain-containing protein translates to MAQILDPLPPDNQNQQILCCYVNATSHIQIARITNIPNWYFERVVFPGQRLVFEALAKAQLEIHSGMMASAILSDTIPCDRLRVDDNENPLEPPLPKALAEATTTKQPVETVKVELVNHNIRLSKETLTFATLG, encoded by the coding sequence ATGGCTCAAATCCTTGATCCTCTCCCACCTGATAACCAAAATCAACAAATTCTCTGCTGCTATGTGAATGCCACTAGCCATATACAGATCGCCCGCATAACAAACATTCCCAACTGGTATTTTGAGCGTGTGGTGTTTCCAGGACAGCGCCTGGTGTTTGAAGCCCTAGCCAAAGCTCAACTGGAAATTCACTCCGGCATGATGGCCAGTGCCATTCTTTCAGATACGATTCCCTGCGATCGTTTGCGTGTAGACGACAACGAAAATCCCTTAGAGCCTCCATTACCTAAGGCTTTAGCGGAAGCGACTACAACTAAGCAACCGGTGGAAACAGTCAAAGTAGAACTCGTCAATCATAATATCCGATTATCAAAAGAAACTTTAACTTTTGCGACTCTGGGCTAG
- a CDS encoding pentapeptide repeat-containing protein, which produces MEIEAIRSGKLKQLPGADLEEEDLSASQLERINLAGATLAGTNFSGSNLNGARLDGANLVGAKLAAADLRANFLGANLMQADLSSADLRGSNLRGANLMGAKLQKATLVGAFLSGANLMGVNLQGVDLRGADLRGANLNSANLKGADLSQADLQGASLSNANLEEADLRGANLAGANLTEANLLCAELEGANLEGVNLAAACLIGTSHAKLTPPLEQVKIPLRFTEIEHTSVQDLTQE; this is translated from the coding sequence ATGGAGATAGAAGCAATTCGCTCTGGGAAACTCAAGCAACTGCCAGGAGCCGATTTAGAAGAGGAAGACCTTTCTGCCAGTCAACTAGAGCGTATTAACCTGGCTGGGGCGACACTGGCGGGTACCAATTTTTCTGGCTCCAATCTCAATGGTGCCCGTTTAGATGGTGCTAACTTGGTTGGAGCCAAACTCGCCGCCGCCGATTTACGAGCCAACTTCCTCGGTGCCAACTTGATGCAAGCCGATTTAAGCAGTGCAGATTTGCGCGGGAGCAACCTCCGAGGTGCAAACTTGATGGGCGCAAAGCTTCAGAAGGCGACTTTGGTCGGTGCGTTTTTGAGTGGTGCCAACCTGATGGGAGTGAACTTACAGGGGGTTGATTTACGCGGTGCCGACCTGCGAGGTGCTAATCTCAACAGTGCGAATCTCAAAGGGGCTGATCTGTCTCAAGCGGATTTGCAAGGAGCTAGCTTGAGTAATGCCAATTTGGAGGAGGCAGACTTACGCGGTGCCAACCTGGCTGGTGCGAACTTGACGGAGGCTAATCTCCTGTGCGCGGAGTTAGAGGGAGCTAATTTAGAGGGGGTTAATCTAGCCGCAGCTTGTTTAATTGGCACATCTCATGCGAAATTAACCCCACCATTGGAACAGGTGAAAATTCCCTTGAGGTTTACTGAAATAGAGCATACTTCGGTGCAAGATCTCACACAAGAATAG
- a CDS encoding metal-dependent phosphohydrolase — MLEGSILRKLEAAHRGSKRPLNFGVYYKNTLVALCHALEDFILESGGTPLMITAFQRGKWYLQEAERYGDLAEKASQVVIMAASDAGFAEHPTSQRSNVELVNLTPDDPVAQEWHLIILSETYSAMVLCQELSSTDYGPTGLPENDLERKFYGFWTFEAELVQETIDLAIAHIGRYAPDLQQALKSQKQKITAAYGTKPRDDIGIVVARVVDYLQHSQEDVSHLGENELFASPIHEQALDDNLLSSEMQAFLRMAQLIDQANAANPLAAAEVAAMAEAMGQMLDIPSWQLKRLRLAALLHGLGSSLVTAVHSQDEAPSCPLTSAVQALRVMPRMRAIAQIITHQTEWWDGTGLPAGLAYDAIPLESRILGLVAHFQWHVRQLRMSQEGEETTSNLEETLSKALAQCQRQAGEAFDPKLVEALSLLVMGMQQGMSLQVNQPKIAAGMWLLDSHPNEELKVSKLKLED; from the coding sequence ATGCTGGAAGGTTCGATTTTACGAAAGTTAGAAGCAGCCCATCGAGGAAGTAAAAGACCTCTAAACTTTGGGGTTTATTACAAAAACACACTCGTTGCTCTGTGCCATGCTCTGGAAGACTTCATTCTGGAGTCTGGCGGTACACCTCTGATGATTACAGCTTTCCAGCGAGGTAAGTGGTATTTGCAAGAGGCAGAGCGTTATGGAGATTTAGCCGAGAAAGCTTCTCAGGTGGTGATTATGGCAGCATCTGATGCTGGCTTTGCTGAACACCCGACAAGCCAACGGTCGAATGTGGAACTGGTGAATCTGACACCGGATGATCCAGTGGCTCAAGAGTGGCACCTGATTATTTTGTCGGAGACTTACTCCGCGATGGTACTCTGTCAAGAGTTATCGTCCACAGATTATGGGCCAACGGGTTTACCCGAAAATGATCTAGAACGCAAGTTCTATGGATTTTGGACGTTTGAGGCCGAACTGGTACAGGAGACAATAGACTTAGCGATCGCGCATATCGGTCGTTATGCTCCAGACTTGCAGCAAGCCTTGAAAAGCCAAAAACAAAAGATTACCGCCGCCTATGGCACCAAGCCACGAGACGACATTGGCATAGTGGTGGCTCGTGTGGTGGATTATCTTCAACATAGTCAAGAAGATGTCTCTCACCTTGGGGAAAACGAACTGTTTGCCTCGCCGATTCATGAACAGGCGTTAGATGACAACCTGCTATCTAGCGAGATGCAGGCATTTTTGCGGATGGCGCAGCTCATCGACCAAGCAAATGCGGCGAATCCCTTGGCGGCGGCTGAGGTGGCTGCAATGGCAGAGGCCATGGGACAAATGCTGGATATTCCGTCGTGGCAGCTCAAGCGTCTACGTCTGGCGGCGTTATTGCATGGGTTGGGTTCGTCGTTGGTGACAGCCGTTCATTCCCAGGACGAAGCCCCCAGTTGCCCTCTAACGTCGGCTGTGCAGGCATTACGAGTGATGCCCCGCATGAGAGCGATCGCCCAAATTATCACTCACCAAACCGAGTGGTGGGATGGTACGGGTCTGCCCGCTGGCTTAGCTTATGATGCCATTCCTTTAGAATCGAGAATTTTAGGACTGGTGGCTCACTTTCAGTGGCACGTCAGACAGCTACGGATGTCACAAGAAGGAGAGGAGACAACCTCCAATCTCGAAGAAACCTTATCCAAAGCGTTAGCCCAATGTCAGCGCCAAGCAGGCGAAGCGTTTGACCCCAAACTCGTTGAAGCTCTATCTTTACTGGTTATGGGGATGCAACAGGGCATGAGCTTGCAGGTGAATCAACCTAAAATTGCAGCAGGGATGTGGTTGCTCGATTCCCATCCGAATGAAGAGTTAAAGGTTAGCAAGTTGAAGCTTGAAGATTAG
- a CDS encoding B12-binding domain-containing radical SAM protein has translation MQQKILYVRLPCNPIFPIGVVYLADHVHKLFPEVEQRIFDLGTVPPLDFANALDTCVDEFQPTLLVFSWRDIQIYAPVGGRGGNPLQNAFEFYYARNPFIKLRGALGGLRLAASYYTELWRNLGLIQQGVKRSQKYHPEARAIVGGGAVSVFYEQLENKLPTRTIVSVGEGEALLEKILRGESVEGERCYVVGETKPRDRLIHEQPAPLEKTACNYDYIEQIWPSFDYYLQENDFYIGVQTKRGCPHNCCYCVYTVVEGKQVRINPASEVVAEMRQLYDRGVRNFWFTDAQFIPARRFMDDAIELLQKIVDSGMRDIHWAAYIRADNLTPQLCDLMVKTGMNYFEIGITSGSQELVRKMRMGYNLRTVLQNCRDLKAAGFNDLVSVNYSFNVIDERPETIRQTIAYHRELERIFGADKVEPAIFFIGLQPHTHLEEYAFENNMLNRDYDPMSLMPWTAKKLLWNPEPLGSFFGEVCLQAWRQNPNDFGREVLKILEGQLGCAPLEEALTAPLEPKQKQDKQLVTVV, from the coding sequence ATGCAACAGAAAATCCTCTATGTTCGGCTTCCCTGTAACCCCATCTTTCCGATTGGTGTCGTTTACTTAGCCGATCACGTTCATAAGTTGTTTCCAGAAGTTGAGCAGCGCATCTTTGACTTGGGAACGGTGCCTCCCCTGGATTTTGCCAATGCCCTCGATACCTGCGTTGACGAGTTTCAACCCACGCTGTTGGTGTTCTCCTGGCGTGATATTCAAATTTATGCGCCCGTAGGGGGACGAGGAGGCAATCCCCTACAAAATGCCTTCGAGTTCTACTATGCTCGTAACCCCTTCATCAAGCTCAGGGGAGCTTTGGGGGGTTTGCGTCTAGCTGCGTCTTACTACACGGAGCTCTGGCGCAACCTCGGCTTAATTCAGCAAGGGGTCAAACGATCCCAAAAATACCACCCAGAAGCGCGTGCCATTGTCGGTGGGGGGGCAGTGAGTGTGTTTTATGAACAACTGGAAAATAAACTCCCCACCAGAACTATTGTTTCCGTAGGTGAAGGGGAAGCGCTCCTGGAAAAAATTCTACGAGGCGAAAGTGTTGAGGGTGAGCGCTGTTATGTGGTTGGGGAGACTAAACCGCGCGATCGCTTAATCCATGAACAACCCGCCCCCCTAGAAAAAACCGCTTGTAATTACGACTACATCGAACAAATCTGGCCGAGTTTTGATTATTACCTACAAGAAAACGACTTCTATATAGGTGTACAAACCAAGCGAGGTTGTCCGCACAACTGCTGCTATTGCGTCTATACCGTAGTGGAAGGCAAACAGGTACGGATTAACCCAGCTTCGGAAGTGGTGGCTGAAATGCGCCAGCTTTATGATCGCGGCGTCCGTAACTTCTGGTTTACCGATGCTCAATTCATCCCGGCGCGCAGGTTTATGGATGATGCCATTGAACTGTTGCAGAAAATTGTTGATTCAGGCATGAGGGATATACATTGGGCGGCTTATATTCGGGCAGACAATTTAACGCCCCAATTGTGCGACCTCATGGTGAAAACCGGCATGAATTACTTTGAAATAGGCATCACCAGCGGTTCTCAAGAACTGGTGCGGAAGATGCGGATGGGTTACAACCTACGTACCGTCTTGCAAAACTGCCGAGATTTGAAAGCGGCTGGCTTTAATGACCTGGTTTCGGTCAATTACTCGTTTAATGTCATCGATGAACGACCGGAAACTATTCGTCAGACTATTGCCTATCATCGGGAGTTAGAGCGGATTTTTGGAGCGGATAAAGTCGAACCGGCTATCTTCTTTATTGGGTTACAACCCCACACTCACCTGGAAGAGTATGCGTTTGAAAATAACATGCTCAATCGCGATTATGACCCGATGAGCTTAATGCCTTGGACAGCCAAGAAACTGCTGTGGAATCCAGAACCTTTGGGGTCGTTTTTCGGGGAAGTTTGTCTTCAAGCATGGCGGCAAAATCCGAATGACTTTGGGCGGGAAGTCCTGAAGATTCTTGAAGGACAATTGGGTTGTGCACCGTTAGAGGAAGCACTAACCGCTCCCCTTGAGCCGAAACAGAAACAGGATAAACAACTGGTTACTGTTGTATAG
- the clpS gene encoding ATP-dependent Clp protease adapter ClpS: MSVETIEKRSTVRKHAPRYRVLLHNDDFNSMEHVVQTLMTTVASLTQPQAVNIMMEAHMTGIGLVITCAQEHAEFYCETLKNHGLSSTIEPDE; this comes from the coding sequence GTGTCTGTCGAAACAATTGAGAAGCGTTCAACAGTTCGTAAACACGCGCCTCGCTATCGCGTTTTGCTCCATAACGATGACTTCAATTCGATGGAGCATGTGGTGCAAACCTTAATGACGACAGTAGCGAGTCTAACTCAGCCTCAAGCCGTCAACATTATGATGGAAGCTCATATGACGGGGATCGGCTTGGTGATTACTTGTGCTCAAGAACATGCGGAGTTCTACTGCGAAACGCTGAAGAACCACGGTTTAAGCAGCACCATTGAACCGGATGAGTAA
- a CDS encoding CPBP family intramembrane metalloprotease, whose protein sequence is MAQYPAPARLGIFLVILSLLWLPVAAPIYLLLAQDPNLVTILTMGLLFGAFLLLLRWWGKNVYEREHLLKRYGLVRSRQNGLDLLKGLGIGLLFTFSLFVVEGLLGWIKFQTPQSVLPKVILEGFVSALGIGFAEELVFRGWVLDELQRDYTLKASLWADAIIFAVLHFLKPLLEVIRTLPTFPALVLLGLTLVWAKRSSGGRLGLSIGLHAGLVWGYYILNVGQLVQYSNNVSPWITGVDNNPIAGVMGLLFLSVLALWMRKQSVVFRKLR, encoded by the coding sequence TTGGCTCAATACCCAGCACCAGCGCGTCTGGGGATATTTCTTGTGATTTTATCGCTGCTCTGGCTACCAGTAGCAGCACCCATTTATTTATTATTGGCTCAAGACCCGAACTTAGTGACCATTCTGACCATGGGGCTATTGTTCGGGGCATTTTTGTTGTTGCTGAGATGGTGGGGGAAGAATGTCTATGAGCGAGAGCATCTGCTAAAACGTTATGGGTTGGTGCGATCGCGGCAAAATGGATTAGACCTACTCAAAGGATTGGGTATTGGTCTATTGTTTACCTTTTCCCTATTTGTTGTAGAAGGGTTACTCGGTTGGATTAAATTCCAAACGCCTCAAAGTGTATTACCCAAAGTAATTTTAGAGGGATTTGTCAGTGCCCTTGGCATTGGTTTTGCGGAGGAGTTAGTCTTTCGGGGTTGGGTATTGGATGAGTTGCAACGAGACTATACCCTAAAAGCCTCTCTTTGGGCTGATGCGATTATCTTTGCGGTATTGCACTTTCTCAAACCCCTCTTAGAAGTAATTCGCACATTACCAACATTTCCTGCCTTAGTGCTGCTGGGGTTAACGCTAGTTTGGGCAAAACGGTCATCTGGAGGTCGTTTGGGCTTATCAATAGGTTTGCACGCAGGCTTGGTTTGGGGCTATTACATCCTCAATGTAGGGCAATTAGTGCAGTATTCTAACAACGTTTCTCCTTGGATTACGGGTGTTGATAATAACCCGATCGCTGGAGTAATGGGTTTGTTATTTTTGAGTGTTCTTGCCTTGTGGATGAGGAAGCAATCAGTTGTTTTCCGTAAGCTTCGCTAG